From Oncorhynchus masou masou isolate Uvic2021 chromosome 7, UVic_Omas_1.1, whole genome shotgun sequence, one genomic window encodes:
- the LOC135543176 gene encoding tubulin alpha-1A chain-like — MRECISVHVGQAGVQMGNACWELYCLEHGIQPDGQMPSDKTIGGGDDSFNTFFSETGAGKHVPRAVFVDLEPTVIDEVRTGTYRQLFHPEQLITGKEDAANNYARGHYTIGKEIIDLVLDRTRKLADQCTGLQGFLIFHSFGGGTGSGFTSLLMERLSVDYGKKSKLEFAIYPAPQVSTAVVEPYNSILTTHTTLEHSDCAFMVDNEAIYDICRRNLDIERPTYTNLNRLIGQIVSSITASLRFDGALNVDLTEFQTNLVPYPRIHFPLATYAPVISAEKAYHEMLSVAEITNACFEPANQMVKCDPRHGKYMACCLLYRGDVVPKDVNSAIATIKTKRTIQFVDWCPTGFKVGINYQPPTVVPGGDLAKVQRAVCMLSNTTAIAEAWARLDHKFDLMYAKRAFVHWYVGEGMEEGEFSEAREDMAALEKDYEEVGTDSVGDEGEEEGEEY; from the exons ATG CGTGAGTGTATCTCTGTCCACGTCGGCCAGGCAGGTGTCCAGATGGGCAATGCATGCTGGGAACTGTACTGCCTGGAACATGGGATCCAGCCTGATGGACAGATGCCCAGTGATAAGACAATCGGAGGGGGAGATGACTCCTTCAACACCTTCTTCAGTGAGACTGGGGCTGGTAAACATGTTCCTCGTGCAGTCTTTGTAGACCTGGAGCCAACCGTCATCG ACGAGGTCCGCACAGGTACCTACCGCCAGCTGTTCCACCCTGAGCAGCTGATCACAGGCAAGGAGGACGCTGCCAACAACTATGCCCGTGGTCACTACACCATTGGCAAGGAGATCATCGACCTGGTACTCGACCGGACGCGCAAACTG GCTGACCAGTGCACTGGTCTCCAGGGCTTCCTGATCTTCCACAGCTTTGGAGGCGGCACCGGTTCTGGGTTCACCTCCCTGTTGATGGAACGTCTCTCTGTTGACTATGGGAAGAAGTCCAAGCTTGAGTTTGCCATCTATCCAGCTCCCCAGGTGTCCACTGCTGTGGTGGAGCCTTATAACTCCATCCTGACCACCCACACCACCCTGGAGCACTCGGACTGTGCCTTCATGGTGGACAATGAGGCCATCTATGATATCTGTCGCAGGAACCTGGACATTGAGCGCCCCACCTACACCAACCtcaacaggctgattggtcagatcGTCTCCTCCATCACCGCCTCCCTGCGTTTCGATGGAGCTCTCAATGTGGACCTGACAGAGTTCCAGACCAACTTGGTGCCCTACCCCCGTATCCACTTCCCTCTGGCCACCTACGCTCCAGTCATCTCTGCTGAGAAGGCCTACCACGAGATGCTATCAGTGGCTGAGATCACCAACGCCTGCTTTGAGCCAGCCAATCAGATGGTGAAATGTGACCCACGTCACGGCAAGTACATGGCCTGCTGCCTGCTCTACCGTGGTGACGTTGTGCCCAAAGATGTCAACTCTGCCATCGCCACCATCAAGACCAAGCGCACCATCCAGTTTGTAGACTGGTGTCCCACTGGCTTCAAGGTCGGTATCAACTACCAGCCACCCACAGTGGTTCCTGGAGGAGATCTGGCCAAGGTCCAGAGAGCTGTGTGTATGCTGAGCAACACCACCGCCATCGCTGAGGCCTGGGCCAGGCTTGACCACAAGTTTGACCTGATGTACGCCAAGAGAGCCTTTGTGCACTGGTATGTGGGAGAGGGCATGGAGGAGGGAGAGTTCTCAGAGGCCAGAGAAGACATGGCAGCCCTGGAGAAGGATTATGAAGAGGTGGGTACTGACAGTGTAGGggacgagggggaggaggagggagaggaatacTAA